From Streptomyces sp. NBC_01754, a single genomic window includes:
- a CDS encoding response regulator transcription factor, with protein MRIVIAEDDPLLREGLALLLRAEGLDVAATAATPERFLRAVDEERPDVAIVDVRMPPTHTDEGIRAAVEARRRRPGLAVLVLSAYVEQAFATDLLAQGSSRLGYLLKERVGRVEEFLSALERVVAGGTAIDPEVVAQLFARTRPDTRLDRLSPREREVLALMAEGLGNTAIAERLVVTDGAVHKHIRSIFAKLDLAPADRTDRRVAAVLHYLDDARRRV; from the coding sequence GTGCGGATTGTGATCGCGGAGGACGATCCGCTGCTGCGCGAGGGCCTGGCGCTGCTGCTGCGCGCGGAGGGCCTGGACGTGGCGGCCACCGCCGCCACCCCGGAGCGTTTCCTCCGGGCCGTGGACGAGGAGCGGCCCGACGTCGCGATCGTCGACGTCCGGATGCCGCCGACCCACACCGACGAGGGCATCAGGGCGGCCGTGGAAGCGCGGCGGCGCCGGCCGGGGCTGGCGGTCCTGGTGCTCTCCGCCTACGTCGAGCAGGCGTTCGCCACCGACCTGCTGGCCCAGGGCAGCTCCCGGCTCGGCTACCTCCTCAAGGAGCGGGTGGGCCGGGTCGAGGAGTTCCTGTCGGCCCTGGAACGGGTCGTCGCCGGTGGTACCGCCATCGATCCCGAAGTGGTCGCACAGCTCTTCGCCCGGACCCGCCCCGACACCCGCCTGGACCGGCTCAGCCCGCGCGAACGCGAGGTCCTGGCCCTGATGGCCGAGGGGCTGGGCAACACGGCCATAGCCGAACGGCTCGTCGTGACGGACGGGGCCGTGCACAAGCACATCCGCAGTATCTTCGCCAAGCTGGACCTGGCGCCCGCCGACCGCACGGACCGCCGGGTCGCCGCCGTGCTGCACTATCTGGACGACGCCCGGCGACGCGTGTGA
- the mca gene encoding mycothiol conjugate amidase Mca, producing the protein MTEQLRLMAVHAHPDDESSKGAATMAKYVSEGVDVLVVTCTGGERGSILNPKLQGDAYIEANIHEVRQKEMDEAREILGVKQEWLGFVDSGLPEGDPLPPLPEGCFALEDDEKAAGRLVAKIRAFRPQVITTYDENGGYPHPDHIKTHTISMIAFEAAADTERFPEAEFGPAWQPQKLYYNQGFNRPRTVALHEALLARGLESPYGDWLERWKEFERAERTLTTHIPCGEFFEIRDKALIAHATQIDPDGGWFRVPIDLQREVWPTEEYELAKSLVATSLPESDLFAGIRDNA; encoded by the coding sequence TTGACCGAGCAGCTGAGACTGATGGCCGTACACGCCCACCCCGACGACGAGTCGAGCAAGGGCGCGGCCACCATGGCCAAGTACGTCTCCGAGGGGGTGGACGTCCTCGTCGTCACCTGCACAGGGGGCGAGCGCGGATCCATCCTCAACCCGAAGCTCCAGGGGGACGCGTACATCGAGGCGAACATCCACGAGGTGCGCCAGAAGGAGATGGACGAGGCCCGGGAGATCCTGGGCGTCAAGCAGGAGTGGCTCGGCTTCGTCGACTCGGGTCTGCCCGAGGGCGACCCGCTGCCGCCGCTGCCCGAGGGCTGCTTCGCGCTGGAGGACGACGAGAAGGCGGCGGGGCGTCTCGTCGCGAAGATCCGCGCGTTCCGGCCGCAGGTGATCACCACGTACGACGAGAACGGCGGTTATCCGCACCCGGACCACATCAAGACGCACACCATCTCGATGATCGCCTTCGAGGCCGCCGCGGACACCGAGCGGTTCCCCGAGGCGGAGTTCGGTCCCGCCTGGCAGCCGCAGAAGCTCTACTACAACCAGGGCTTCAACCGGCCGCGCACGGTCGCCCTCCACGAGGCGCTGCTCGCCCGTGGGCTGGAGTCCCCGTACGGCGACTGGCTGGAGCGCTGGAAGGAGTTCGAGCGCGCCGAGCGCACGCTGACCACGCACATCCCGTGCGGCGAGTTCTTCGAGATCCGCGACAAGGCACTGATCGCGCACGCCACGCAGATCGACCCGGACGGCGGCTGGTTCCGGGTGCCGATAGACCTCCAGCGGGAGGTGTGGCCGACCGAGGAGTACGAGCTCGCGAAGTCTCTGGTCGCTACCTCCCTCCCCGAGAGCGACCTCTTCGCGGGCATCCGCGACAATGCCTGA
- a CDS encoding Uma2 family endonuclease translates to MTAEMVAPAWMHTQISAEQYDSWSEEQCAGIEIVDGMVVVSPSASKRHNRLARILANALDTAAGPDWNADTDFDVRLQDVPLTNRRPDVIVYRADTIDLTPTRPEHVLLVVEVVSPGSETTDRIVKVDQYAKAGIPFYWRVEQAATGVPIVYTYVLDPATKAYRDGEVFTSTVKATAPFPVKVDLGVL, encoded by the coding sequence ATGACCGCCGAGATGGTGGCGCCCGCGTGGATGCACACGCAGATCAGCGCGGAGCAGTACGACTCCTGGTCCGAGGAGCAGTGCGCCGGCATCGAGATCGTGGACGGGATGGTCGTCGTGAGCCCGAGCGCCTCCAAGCGCCACAACCGGCTGGCCCGCATCCTGGCCAACGCCCTGGACACCGCCGCAGGCCCGGACTGGAACGCTGACACGGACTTCGACGTCCGTCTGCAGGACGTTCCGCTCACCAACCGCCGTCCGGACGTCATCGTCTACCGGGCGGACACCATCGACCTCACGCCTACCCGCCCCGAGCACGTGCTCCTGGTCGTCGAGGTGGTGTCACCCGGCTCGGAGACGACGGACCGGATCGTGAAGGTCGACCAGTACGCCAAGGCCGGCATCCCCTTCTACTGGCGGGTCGAGCAGGCCGCCACCGGCGTCCCGATCGTCTACACCTACGTTCTCGATCCCGCCACCAAGGCTTACAGGGACGGCGAGGTGTTCACCAGCACCGTGAAGGCCACCGCACCATTCCCCGTGAAGGTCGATCTTGGCGTCCTGTAG
- a CDS encoding tetratricopeptide repeat protein: MRDSHRADAERLLARAVEEEARRTGGRTDSGVLLARARGALDTMAVGAAEEYAAYTQALDAAQAGQRPLAERFTKASLGTPLLVTGVAAAAAFGADLAFGTETGLALGAGAVVAVAGTTATVARVTASHWPAAHRRAGALSQPGGPEQLRLQWLTALEVRGIRPFLDQQRMLTAATRAPKKAAGSVVAQLRGQDRSAVARARSLLAQSFGHLPAAEGPFAGRRTEMAQIARWVHAARAATETLPTVVVLHGAPGSGRTALAVRAAHALRDQFRGACVVDLRGQVAGEAPLPTRDALLHLLNRLGAPREQLLFREQSSAEQQVRRLSELYHQHLTATPVVVVLDDATDAAQVATLVPERSDSLVLVTAREPLDLPAGVRARVHQLPVAGLDAAASEELLREAAGVPQAEQAPYDYPSTDAVVELCGGLPLALRLAGSALSDRSRAELAEALGTYGPVAPVERALWLRYTDQGEQARRLLRRLALAGRASLGAAAAGSLLGAGEQEAGRLLDTLARAGLLAHVRGSRYRLHDLVRAFATARLLEEESAGERSAAQERLVQNYAELADAVIRMVDGKMSTRAGQFGSHGFSSLDAALRWLDDESSFITAALRHAEGVDQGAVLHLLGALCDYCLLRGDLYRLGEISELTRSVDRGLLERSVQWRTGIAARQLGELDKARTTLSSVVGLYREAENEAGAALALCSLGITLHHQGNLNEASARLREAIGLQASDDQAEDRAWSLHALAAVERDRANLAEALTLLDTALALHREGESLHGEAWSHFQLGQVCLRLGEVARAEEELSTALDLYGRTRDERGEAWALTQLARARLLEGDAAPAVEQLREALARHRANEDARGEAWTRYYLGQALEEDGDTDQAVRELERSRTMFSRMRDVYGLACARHHSGRATRDQRAAQTGNLRNSGFARQLLADARADFRRIGVAHGEAWTCLELALVDGGNSRAAQALELCDEAIGLFASYGDARGGDWARFLRCTLLPYASPGGSEVGTAVAQQELSDLAGAAHPMRDAKLTDCAEAFRVILNRGVDLDEGWQAWRLGLTPSRQAREVMGVPVGARP, encoded by the coding sequence ATGCGGGACAGCCATCGGGCCGACGCCGAACGGCTGTTGGCACGGGCCGTGGAGGAGGAGGCGCGGCGCACCGGGGGGCGGACGGACTCCGGCGTGCTGCTGGCTCGGGCGCGGGGCGCGCTCGACACGATGGCGGTGGGCGCCGCCGAGGAGTACGCGGCGTACACGCAGGCGCTCGACGCGGCGCAGGCCGGGCAGCGGCCGCTGGCGGAGCGCTTCACCAAGGCGTCCCTGGGAACACCGCTGCTGGTGACCGGGGTCGCCGCGGCCGCCGCCTTCGGCGCGGACCTCGCGTTCGGCACCGAGACGGGCCTCGCCCTCGGGGCGGGCGCGGTGGTCGCCGTCGCGGGCACCACGGCGACCGTGGCCCGGGTGACCGCGTCGCACTGGCCGGCCGCACACCGCCGGGCCGGCGCGCTGAGCCAGCCCGGCGGGCCGGAACAGCTGCGGCTCCAGTGGCTGACGGCCCTGGAGGTACGGGGCATCCGCCCGTTCCTCGACCAGCAGCGCATGCTGACCGCCGCCACCCGTGCCCCGAAGAAGGCCGCCGGCTCCGTGGTGGCCCAGCTGCGCGGCCAGGACCGCAGCGCGGTGGCCCGCGCGCGTTCGCTGCTGGCCCAGTCCTTCGGCCATCTCCCCGCCGCCGAGGGCCCGTTCGCGGGGCGCCGCACCGAGATGGCGCAGATCGCCCGCTGGGTGCACGCCGCCCGGGCCGCGACGGAGACCCTGCCCACCGTGGTCGTCCTGCACGGGGCGCCCGGGTCCGGGCGTACCGCGCTCGCCGTACGGGCGGCGCACGCACTGCGGGACCAGTTCCGGGGGGCGTGCGTCGTCGACCTGCGGGGCCAGGTGGCCGGGGAGGCGCCGCTGCCCACCCGGGACGCGCTGCTGCACCTGCTCAACCGGCTGGGCGCGCCTCGGGAGCAGCTGCTGTTCCGGGAGCAGTCCTCCGCCGAGCAGCAGGTACGGCGCCTGAGCGAGCTGTACCACCAGCATCTGACCGCCACCCCCGTCGTGGTCGTCCTGGACGACGCCACCGACGCCGCCCAGGTCGCGACCCTCGTCCCGGAGCGCTCCGACAGCCTGGTCCTGGTCACCGCCCGCGAACCGCTCGACCTGCCCGCCGGCGTACGGGCCCGGGTGCATCAGCTGCCGGTCGCCGGGCTGGACGCCGCCGCGTCCGAGGAGTTGCTGCGGGAGGCGGCCGGGGTCCCCCAGGCGGAGCAGGCGCCGTACGACTACCCGTCCACGGACGCCGTCGTCGAACTGTGCGGCGGGCTGCCCCTCGCCCTGCGCCTGGCGGGATCGGCGCTCAGCGACCGCTCCCGCGCCGAACTCGCGGAGGCGCTCGGCACCTACGGGCCCGTCGCGCCCGTCGAACGTGCCCTGTGGCTGCGCTACACCGACCAGGGCGAGCAGGCCCGGCGGCTGCTGAGGCGGCTGGCCCTGGCCGGGCGCGCCAGTCTGGGGGCGGCCGCCGCGGGGTCCCTGCTGGGCGCCGGGGAGCAGGAGGCCGGCCGGCTGCTGGACACCCTGGCGCGGGCGGGGCTGCTGGCCCATGTGCGGGGCTCGCGCTACCGGTTGCACGACCTGGTACGCGCTTTCGCCACGGCCCGGCTCCTGGAGGAGGAGTCCGCCGGGGAGCGCTCCGCCGCGCAGGAACGCCTCGTCCAGAACTACGCGGAGCTGGCCGACGCGGTGATCCGCATGGTGGACGGCAAGATGTCCACCCGGGCCGGGCAGTTCGGCTCGCACGGCTTCAGCTCGCTGGACGCGGCGCTGCGCTGGCTGGACGACGAGTCGAGCTTCATCACCGCGGCGCTGCGGCACGCGGAGGGCGTCGACCAGGGGGCCGTGCTGCACCTGCTGGGCGCCCTGTGCGACTACTGCCTGCTCCGCGGCGACCTGTACCGGCTCGGCGAGATCAGCGAGCTGACCCGGTCCGTCGACCGGGGGCTGCTGGAGCGCTCGGTGCAGTGGCGTACGGGCATCGCGGCCCGGCAGCTCGGCGAGCTGGACAAGGCCCGCACCACGTTGTCCTCCGTCGTCGGCCTCTACCGGGAGGCCGAGAACGAAGCGGGGGCGGCGCTGGCGCTCTGCTCGCTCGGCATCACCCTGCACCACCAGGGCAACCTCAACGAGGCCTCGGCCCGGCTGCGGGAGGCCATCGGTCTCCAGGCCTCCGACGACCAGGCCGAGGACCGGGCCTGGTCGCTGCACGCCCTGGCCGCCGTGGAACGCGACCGGGCCAATCTCGCCGAGGCCCTGACCCTGCTCGACACCGCGCTCGCCCTGCACCGGGAGGGCGAGTCGCTGCACGGCGAGGCCTGGTCGCACTTCCAGCTCGGCCAGGTCTGCCTGCGCCTGGGCGAGGTGGCCCGTGCCGAGGAGGAGCTGTCCACCGCCCTGGACCTGTACGGCCGCACCCGGGACGAACGCGGCGAGGCCTGGGCCCTGACCCAGCTGGCCCGCGCCCGGCTGCTGGAGGGCGACGCGGCCCCCGCCGTGGAGCAGCTGCGCGAGGCGCTGGCCCGGCACCGCGCCAACGAGGACGCCCGGGGCGAGGCGTGGACCCGGTACTACCTGGGCCAGGCCCTGGAGGAGGACGGCGACACCGACCAGGCCGTACGCGAGCTGGAACGCTCGCGCACGATGTTCTCCCGGATGCGGGACGTGTACGGGCTGGCCTGTGCCCGGCACCACTCGGGCCGGGCCACCCGCGACCAGCGGGCCGCGCAGACGGGCAATCTGCGCAACTCCGGCTTCGCCCGGCAGCTCCTGGCGGACGCCCGGGCCGACTTCCGGCGGATCGGGGTGGCCCACGGGGAGGCCTGGACCTGCCTGGAACTGGCCCTGGTCGACGGCGGCAACAGCCGCGCGGCCCAGGCGCTGGAGCTGTGCGACGAGGCGATCGGGCTGTTCGCCTCGTACGGGGACGCCCGGGGCGGCGACTGGGCCCGCTTCCTGCGGTGCACGCTGCTGCCGTACGCCTCGCCGGGCGGCAGCGAGGTGGGTACGGCGGTCGCCCAGCAGGAACTCTCGGATCTGGCCGGCGCCGCCCACCCGATGCGCGACGCGAAGCTGACGGACTGCGCCGAGGCCTTCCGGGTGATCCTGAACCGGGGGGTGGACCTGGACGAGGGCTGGCAGGCCTGGCGTCTGGGTCTGACGCCGTCCCGGCAGGCCCGCGAGGTCATGGGCGTACCGGTGGGGGCGCGGCCGTAG
- a CDS encoding CPBP family intramembrane glutamic endopeptidase: MSTQPHPGNTLPPAYDAPQPPGGVRASIRRRPLTWFFSLAFLLSWVAWTPYILSGNGQGVLDFTFPGGEGGSQLLGVLPGAYLGPIMSAFVVTAVADGRAGLREWAGRMTKWRVGWRWWVAIIVSVPLALVLTVYALGGRSPVMPSAVVLVAFLPGLLLQMITTGVAEEPGWRDFAMPRLQDRFGPVRGTLVLGPLWGAWHLPLYLTDWGGPDVVWWTPVEFVATTITFSFVMTWIFNHTRQSLLLAMLLHTSVNNYFSVAYTEMFPSLDTSYAAHAFLVSSAVAAAVLLVATRGRLGCPPAPDPETKPYATV; encoded by the coding sequence GTGAGTACCCAGCCACACCCCGGCAACACCCTCCCCCCGGCGTACGACGCCCCGCAGCCGCCCGGTGGTGTGCGGGCATCCATCCGTCGCCGGCCCCTGACGTGGTTCTTCTCGCTCGCGTTCCTGCTGAGCTGGGTGGCCTGGACGCCGTACATCCTGTCCGGGAACGGCCAGGGCGTGCTGGACTTCACCTTCCCCGGGGGAGAGGGCGGCTCCCAGCTGCTCGGAGTGCTCCCCGGTGCCTACCTCGGACCGATCATGTCGGCGTTCGTCGTCACCGCGGTCGCCGACGGCCGCGCCGGGCTCCGCGAGTGGGCCGGACGGATGACCAAGTGGCGTGTCGGCTGGCGCTGGTGGGTCGCGATCATCGTCTCCGTGCCCCTCGCGCTCGTCCTCACCGTCTACGCCCTGGGCGGCCGGAGCCCGGTCATGCCGAGCGCCGTGGTGCTGGTCGCGTTCCTGCCCGGCCTGCTCCTGCAGATGATCACCACCGGTGTCGCCGAGGAGCCGGGCTGGCGCGACTTCGCGATGCCGCGCCTCCAGGACAGGTTCGGCCCCGTCCGCGGCACCCTGGTCCTGGGCCCGCTGTGGGGCGCCTGGCACCTGCCGCTGTACCTCACCGACTGGGGCGGCCCGGACGTCGTCTGGTGGACGCCGGTGGAGTTCGTCGCCACCACCATCACCTTCAGCTTCGTCATGACCTGGATCTTCAACCACACCCGCCAGAGCCTGCTGTTGGCCATGCTGCTGCACACCAGCGTCAACAACTACTTCTCCGTCGCCTACACGGAGATGTTCCCCTCGCTGGACACGTCGTACGCGGCGCACGCCTTCCTGGTGAGCTCCGCGGTCGCGGCCGCCGTCCTGCTCGTCGCCACCCGCGGCCGGCTCGGCTGCCCGCCGGCGCCGGACCCGGAGACCAAGCCGTACGCGACCGTCTGA
- a CDS encoding ABC transporter ATP-binding protein gives MHDASRAPGPAHPALELAGVSKTYPGGLRALDQVSLVVPRGTFRAVMGPSGSGKSTLMHCAAGLDSPTEGRAFVDGTEIGGLNETRRTELRRRSVGFVFQAYNLVPSLSIEDNIMLPLRLAGRAPDRAWVSELVERVGMTGRLGHRPSELSGGQQQRAAVARALVARPAVVFADEPTGALDLRTARDVLDLLRDLVDGLGQTVVMVTHDPAAAARADVATVMADGRIVQTLEAPTAEDLARSVTVLGSHRGAGDPRHPRTVPDPYLRGAE, from the coding sequence GTGCACGACGCTTCCAGGGCCCCCGGGCCCGCACACCCGGCCCTGGAACTGGCCGGTGTCAGCAAGACGTATCCCGGCGGGCTACGGGCGCTGGACCAGGTCTCCCTCGTCGTGCCGCGCGGTACGTTCCGCGCGGTGATGGGTCCCTCCGGCTCGGGCAAGAGCACGCTGATGCACTGTGCCGCGGGGCTCGACTCGCCGACCGAAGGGCGTGCCTTCGTCGACGGGACGGAGATCGGCGGGCTGAACGAGACCCGCCGTACCGAACTGCGCAGGCGGAGCGTCGGGTTCGTCTTCCAGGCCTACAACCTCGTGCCGTCCCTGAGCATCGAGGACAACATCATGCTCCCCCTCCGCCTGGCCGGGCGGGCACCGGACCGCGCCTGGGTGAGTGAGCTGGTGGAGCGGGTCGGGATGACCGGCCGGCTGGGCCACCGGCCCTCCGAGCTCTCCGGCGGCCAGCAGCAACGGGCCGCGGTCGCACGGGCCCTGGTGGCCCGGCCCGCCGTCGTCTTCGCCGACGAACCGACGGGCGCCCTGGACCTGCGCACCGCCCGCGACGTGCTGGACCTGCTGCGCGACCTGGTGGACGGCCTCGGCCAGACCGTGGTGATGGTGACCCACGACCCCGCGGCCGCCGCACGGGCCGACGTGGCCACGGTCATGGCGGACGGGCGGATCGTCCAGACCCTGGAGGCGCCCACCGCCGAGGACCTGGCCCGGAGCGTGACGGTGCTGGGGTCCCACCGGGGTGCCGGGGACCCAAGGCACCCGCGGACGGTCCCCGACCCGTACCTGCGGGGGGCGGAGTAG
- a CDS encoding sensor histidine kinase: protein MPTPSQEALPKTGARAVGPRDVFTRVRATLDAFEHLVGGFGTAALALLMLLWLLVTAAACLVGVGLLLVPGTLRALRAVAGRERERLSRWGPEVIGPGPGPTGLREALADPTTRREMRWLASHAVLGVAVGIVGLTLPFTAVTDATCPVWWRLVPPEQATPSVELWTVRDWPGAFVVSLLGIAWFAVTVCVIPGMAWLQAMPGRRLLSPPPGTDLAMRVVELTATRAAALDAHAAELRRIERSLHDGTQNRIVAVNVLLGAARRAVSRNPADADAVLGKAQDAAEQALAELRAVVRSILPPVLAERSLPDALSALASNCPVPCRVDAGVPRRFAASVEATAYFVVAETLTNIARHSEARHATVEVRHSGDRLWLRVTDDGRGGADEHAGSGLAGIRQRVEALDGTLTLTSPPGGPTNLEVHLPCGL, encoded by the coding sequence GTGCCGACGCCCAGTCAAGAGGCCTTACCGAAGACCGGTGCGCGAGCGGTCGGTCCCAGGGACGTCTTCACCCGCGTCCGGGCCACGCTCGACGCCTTCGAACATCTCGTCGGCGGCTTCGGCACGGCGGCCCTGGCGCTCCTCATGCTGCTGTGGCTGCTCGTCACCGCGGCCGCCTGCCTCGTCGGGGTCGGCCTCCTCCTGGTGCCCGGCACCCTGCGGGCGCTGCGCGCCGTCGCCGGCCGCGAACGCGAACGGCTGTCCCGGTGGGGCCCGGAGGTCATCGGCCCGGGCCCGGGGCCGACGGGACTGCGGGAGGCCCTCGCGGATCCCACCACCAGACGTGAGATGCGCTGGCTGGCCTCGCACGCGGTGCTCGGCGTGGCGGTGGGCATCGTCGGGCTGACGCTGCCCTTCACCGCCGTGACCGACGCCACCTGCCCGGTGTGGTGGCGACTGGTACCGCCCGAGCAGGCCACCCCGTCCGTCGAGTTGTGGACCGTGCGCGACTGGCCCGGCGCCTTCGTGGTCTCACTGCTGGGGATCGCCTGGTTCGCCGTCACCGTGTGCGTGATCCCGGGCATGGCCTGGCTCCAGGCCATGCCCGGGCGACGGCTGCTCTCCCCGCCGCCCGGCACCGATCTCGCCATGCGCGTCGTCGAACTCACCGCGACCCGTGCCGCCGCGCTGGACGCGCACGCCGCCGAACTGCGGCGCATCGAACGGTCCCTGCACGACGGCACCCAGAACCGCATCGTGGCCGTCAACGTCCTGCTCGGTGCCGCCCGCCGGGCGGTGTCCCGCAACCCCGCGGACGCCGACGCCGTGCTCGGGAAGGCACAGGACGCGGCCGAGCAGGCGCTCGCCGAACTGCGGGCGGTCGTCCGCAGCATCCTGCCGCCGGTGCTCGCCGAACGGAGCCTGCCCGACGCCCTGTCGGCCCTGGCGAGCAACTGCCCGGTGCCCTGCCGGGTCGACGCCGGCGTACCCCGGCGGTTCGCCGCGTCCGTCGAGGCCACCGCCTATTTCGTGGTGGCCGAGACCCTCACCAACATCGCCCGGCACAGCGAGGCCCGGCACGCCACCGTCGAGGTCCGCCACAGCGGGGACCGGCTGTGGCTCCGGGTCACCGACGACGGCCGCGGCGGGGCGGACGAGCACGCCGGTTCGGGACTGGCCGGCATCCGTCAGCGCGTCGAGGCGCTCGACGGCACCCTCACCCTGACCAGCCCGCCCGGCGGGCCCACGAACCTGGAGGTGCACCTGCCGTGCGGATTGTGA
- a CDS encoding ABC transporter permease, producing MLYFAWHMMRRRIAALLAVMCATLGGAAMATGIGVLAETGLRSHAPVERLALADVVVSASQTYHPDDDLPISLPERARVPAGLADRLARLPGVESASADLSFPAVVLGHGEVVPADAPGTNGHGWSSTALLADPHIDGSAPRGSREVALDERTAAAADVRPGDEVTVTASGRTAAYTVSAVVRTAGAGASGVYFPDSVVESVAAAPGRADLIAVRARAGDTEAVAAAVREAVREDGLTVTTGAARGDIESPATAAAGAMLPALAGSLAGVTLLVVGFIVGGALSVSIASQRRELALMRAVGATPRQIRRLAAGQAVIITLAACVPGIGLGYLLADQLRNLLVSVGMLPSGLPLTVGPLPAVAALLLLTGVVAVAAVCAAWRTSRMPATEAVAESRSEPRTPSALRTRAGAALIVVATGISVMPLLDRTQAGAAGTAVAGLGAAVGLALAGPALVGGVGRALAGRLSAKTPAPTWLAVENSHGYALRVAGAVSTLAITVVFTLTYTLTQTTVLAATGKDVRDATRAQLGLSAPALGGVPDDLPGALLETPGVESAAPVGETTVVWQYSMFGEPTTDSGSALVLTPDAAGVLDLDVRAGGLDRLTGDTVALSSETAASLDVETGDRVRLVLGDGGHVTAGVVATYGRGLGLGPMVLSRDLAAGHTTTGLAQRVLVRTDGSRAAHEHVAALAEARPGLVLDDAPGTPGGASGVQPELWINIAVIGVLLGYLLLGIANKLVATTTSRRTELATLQLIGATPRQVRVMMRREAALIAGMALGTGLLASVLPLVLLSAGFLGRPWPAGPGWLLPAIAAVVVGIAFAAVEVPTRRALRTPAVDALSRG from the coding sequence ATGCTGTACTTCGCCTGGCACATGATGCGCCGCAGGATCGCCGCCCTCCTGGCGGTGATGTGCGCGACACTGGGCGGCGCGGCGATGGCCACCGGTATCGGTGTGCTGGCCGAGACCGGTCTGCGTTCCCACGCGCCGGTCGAGCGGCTCGCCCTGGCCGACGTCGTCGTCTCCGCGAGTCAGACGTATCACCCGGACGACGATCTGCCGATCTCGCTGCCGGAGCGTGCCCGGGTGCCGGCCGGACTGGCCGACCGGCTGGCGCGGCTGCCCGGAGTCGAGAGCGCGAGCGCCGACCTGAGCTTCCCCGCCGTGGTCCTCGGACACGGAGAGGTGGTACCGGCGGACGCCCCCGGGACCAACGGGCACGGCTGGTCCTCCACCGCCCTGCTCGCCGATCCGCACATCGACGGCTCAGCCCCGCGCGGTTCCCGGGAGGTGGCCCTGGACGAGCGCACCGCCGCCGCCGCGGACGTGCGGCCGGGCGACGAGGTCACGGTGACCGCGTCCGGACGGACCGCCGCGTACACCGTCTCGGCCGTGGTGAGGACCGCCGGGGCCGGTGCGAGCGGGGTGTACTTCCCGGACTCCGTCGTGGAGTCCGTCGCCGCCGCCCCGGGCCGGGCCGACCTGATCGCCGTACGGGCCCGGGCGGGCGACACCGAAGCGGTCGCCGCAGCGGTCCGTGAGGCCGTCCGGGAGGACGGGCTGACCGTGACCACCGGTGCCGCCCGCGGTGACATCGAGTCGCCGGCCACGGCGGCGGCGGGCGCCATGCTGCCGGCTCTGGCCGGATCGCTCGCCGGGGTCACCCTGCTGGTGGTCGGCTTCATCGTCGGCGGCGCCCTGTCCGTGTCGATCGCCTCCCAACGCCGCGAACTCGCCCTGATGCGCGCGGTCGGCGCCACCCCCCGCCAGATCCGGCGCCTCGCCGCCGGACAGGCCGTCATCATCACGCTCGCCGCCTGTGTGCCCGGCATCGGCCTCGGCTACCTCCTGGCGGACCAGCTGCGGAACCTGCTGGTGTCGGTCGGCATGCTCCCGTCCGGGCTGCCGCTGACCGTCGGGCCGCTGCCCGCGGTCGCCGCCCTCCTGCTGCTCACCGGCGTCGTGGCCGTCGCCGCCGTGTGCGCCGCGTGGCGTACCTCGCGGATGCCGGCCACCGAGGCGGTGGCGGAGTCGCGCAGCGAGCCCCGTACACCCTCCGCCCTGCGGACGCGGGCCGGCGCGGCACTGATCGTGGTGGCGACCGGAATCTCGGTCATGCCGCTGCTGGACCGGACGCAGGCCGGGGCCGCGGGTACCGCGGTGGCCGGTCTCGGCGCGGCGGTCGGTCTCGCCCTGGCCGGCCCCGCGCTGGTCGGAGGGGTCGGGCGGGCACTGGCGGGCAGGCTGTCGGCGAAGACACCCGCACCGACCTGGCTCGCCGTGGAGAACAGCCACGGATACGCGCTGCGCGTCGCCGGAGCCGTCAGCACGCTCGCGATCACCGTGGTCTTCACCCTCACGTACACCCTGACGCAGACCACCGTGCTGGCCGCGACGGGCAAGGACGTCCGCGACGCGACCCGGGCCCAGCTCGGTCTGAGCGCGCCGGCACTCGGCGGAGTGCCCGACGACCTGCCGGGTGCCCTGCTGGAGACCCCCGGTGTCGAGTCGGCCGCCCCGGTCGGTGAGACCACCGTCGTGTGGCAGTACAGCATGTTCGGCGAACCGACGACCGACAGCGGTTCCGCCCTGGTCCTGACCCCCGATGCCGCCGGGGTCCTGGACCTCGACGTACGGGCCGGCGGCCTGGACAGGCTCACCGGTGACACGGTCGCCCTCAGCTCCGAGACCGCCGCCTCCCTCGACGTGGAGACCGGCGACCGGGTGCGGCTGGTCCTCGGCGACGGCGGCCACGTCACCGCCGGTGTCGTGGCCACGTACGGCCGCGGTCTGGGTCTCGGGCCGATGGTGCTCTCCCGGGACCTGGCCGCCGGCCACACCACCACCGGGCTCGCACAGCGCGTCCTGGTCCGCACCGACGGCAGCCGCGCGGCACACGAGCACGTCGCCGCCCTGGCCGAGGCCCGCCCGGGACTGGTTCTGGACGACGCCCCGGGCACACCGGGCGGGGCGTCCGGCGTGCAGCCGGAGCTGTGGATCAACATCGCCGTGATCGGTGTGCTCCTCGGCTACCTGCTCCTCGGTATCGCCAACAAGCTCGTCGCCACCACCACGAGCCGCCGCACCGAGCTGGCCACCCTCCAGCTGATCGGTGCCACCCCGCGCCAGGTCCGCGTGATGATGCGCCGCGAGGCGGCCCTGATCGCGGGCATGGCACTCGGTACCGGTCTCCTGGCGTCCGTCCTGCCCCTCGTCCTGCTCTCCGCGGGCTTCCTGGGCCGCCCTTGGCCGGCCGGTCCCGGCTGGCTGCTCCCGGCGATCGCGGCCGTGGTGGTGGGCATCGCGTTCGCCGCCGTCGAGGTGCCGACGCGCAGGGCCCTGCGGACCCCGGCCGTCGACGCCTTGTCCCGGGGCTGA